One part of the Paracoccus sp. MBLB3053 genome encodes these proteins:
- a CDS encoding TrkH family potassium uptake protein, with amino-acid sequence MIDIRPVANTVGKLVIALGAAMMLPMCIDFWAGDAHWKSFLEASILTMIGGGLITLATHGTNRSLSLEQAFLLTAAIWAVLPAAGAIPFMIGAPHIGFTDAYFEGMSGLTTTGATAIPDLDNLPKGTNFWRGFLNWSGGLGIIVVAMIFLPVMKVGGMQFFKSEGFDTLGKILPRAFDIAREMTWVYIGLTALCAIVYILMGMTGFDAVMLAMTTCSTGGFSNYDASFGPYIGPLEYAAAVFMILSSIPFIRMVQLMRGSVQPLWADIQIRAYLRWIFYAVVVVVIYRLLWLEAKHPEEIIRESIFNVVSAFSGTGLTSTDVTQWGHFPFAVLIVIGLIGGCTGSTACSVKVFRYLVLIQAVRAQLRRMQSPHRIFPLRYDRRPLEQDVVDSVMTFFTLFMLTFGLLILGLAMTGLHPRTALTGAWTSIANVGMIWGPELSPNGAINQLPTAAKWMMSIGMYLGRLELMTVLVMLLPRFWRS; translated from the coding sequence ATGATCGACATCCGTCCCGTGGCCAATACCGTCGGCAAACTGGTCATCGCGCTGGGTGCGGCGATGATGCTGCCAATGTGCATCGATTTCTGGGCGGGTGACGCGCATTGGAAATCCTTTCTCGAAGCTTCGATCCTGACGATGATCGGGGGCGGGTTGATCACTCTTGCGACGCACGGAACGAACAGGTCCCTGTCGCTAGAGCAGGCTTTCCTGCTGACCGCGGCGATCTGGGCCGTCCTGCCTGCGGCCGGCGCGATTCCCTTCATGATCGGCGCACCGCATATCGGCTTTACCGATGCCTATTTCGAGGGAATGTCGGGCCTGACAACCACGGGGGCAACGGCCATTCCCGATCTCGACAACCTGCCGAAGGGAACCAATTTCTGGCGAGGCTTCCTGAACTGGTCGGGGGGGCTCGGGATCATCGTCGTCGCCATGATCTTCCTGCCCGTGATGAAGGTCGGGGGCATGCAGTTCTTCAAGTCCGAAGGCTTCGACACGCTGGGCAAGATCCTTCCCCGCGCATTCGATATCGCGCGCGAGATGACCTGGGTCTATATCGGTCTGACCGCCCTTTGCGCCATCGTCTATATTCTTATGGGGATGACCGGTTTCGACGCGGTTATGCTTGCGATGACCACCTGTTCGACGGGCGGGTTCTCGAATTACGATGCGAGCTTCGGTCCCTATATCGGCCCGCTTGAATATGCCGCGGCAGTCTTCATGATCCTGTCGTCGATCCCGTTCATCCGCATGGTTCAGCTGATGCGTGGTTCGGTCCAGCCGCTTTGGGCGGATATCCAGATCCGCGCCTATCTGCGCTGGATCTTCTATGCCGTGGTCGTCGTCGTCATCTACCGTCTGCTCTGGCTTGAGGCCAAGCATCCCGAGGAAATCATCCGGGAATCGATCTTCAACGTCGTTTCGGCCTTCTCGGGAACCGGGCTTACTTCGACCGATGTGACCCAATGGGGTCATTTCCCCTTTGCCGTCCTGATCGTCATCGGCCTGATCGGAGGCTGCACCGGCTCGACCGCCTGTTCGGTCAAGGTCTTTCGCTACCTTGTTTTGATCCAGGCCGTTCGGGCGCAGCTCAGACGCATGCAGTCACCGCACAGGATCTTTCCGTTGCGCTACGACAGGCGGCCGCTCGAGCAGGATGTCGTGGATTCGGTCATGACCTTCTTTACGCTGTTCATGCTGACCTTTGGCCTGCTCATCCTCGGTCTTGCGATGACCGGTCTGCATCCCAGGACCGCGCTGACCGGGGCCTGGACCTCGATCGCGAATGTCGGGATGATCTGGGGGCCAGAGCTCAGCCCGAACGGTGCGATCAACCAGCTTCCCACCGCCGCCAAATGGATGATGTCGATCGGCATGTATCTGGGCCGTCTGGAATTGATGACGGTACTGGTGATGCTGCTGCCGCGCTTCTGGCGGAGCTGA
- a CDS encoding peptidoglycan-binding domain-containing protein, with protein sequence MRRFAFIFGAALPLLGATNVLAEDVLIRIEAKRGAEVARNAAEGWGSRFGDVVTFPLQDGWVGIAIGPMPRAEATDRLRQLRAEGKIPSDSFIAPSAGRRLNPVGTAPMVDAGPSAVPPASSTGPATDAPTDSASDAIAMSPVPPEPVQVYLRIEASADREKAEELLAKRREILPEAGLWTLPNGRLSVALGPMDETAAKAWLAAFRRADAVPKDAFIVPRDELGIETIAGSAPELGAPPAEGAIAPAMPSLEDIQRALRWAGHYDGAIDGKDGPMTQAAIAEEIVRMRASPDTATAMHELIRRREAWRNEMGLSELRDAHTGLALPAPLDRIQFDRAERALSIYGPRDGSGAALILFSQPGGQQEMLDLAGLVTALGWVPAPTRDVRKGSVTLDGRNQTHIGHAEGKVVDGRVQGFVLIWPIQDPEEQRRMASEISDSLTRYAPGEGEIAPETAVIAPAAAP encoded by the coding sequence ATGCGGCGCTTTGCATTCATCTTCGGCGCGGCGCTGCCGCTTCTCGGCGCGACGAACGTGCTGGCCGAGGATGTCCTGATCCGCATCGAGGCAAAGCGCGGCGCAGAAGTCGCACGCAACGCGGCCGAAGGCTGGGGCAGCCGCTTTGGTGATGTCGTGACCTTCCCCTTGCAGGATGGATGGGTGGGCATCGCCATCGGCCCCATGCCCCGTGCCGAAGCGACTGATCGGCTGCGCCAGCTCAGGGCCGAGGGTAAAATTCCCTCCGACAGCTTCATTGCTCCATCTGCGGGACGCCGCCTGAACCCGGTCGGGACGGCTCCAATGGTCGATGCGGGGCCATCTGCCGTTCCTCCGGCCAGCTCGACAGGGCCTGCCACTGACGCGCCGACGGATTCAGCCAGTGACGCCATCGCGATGTCGCCCGTCCCGCCCGAGCCGGTCCAGGTCTACCTGCGGATCGAGGCCTCCGCCGACCGCGAAAAGGCCGAAGAATTGCTGGCGAAGCGGCGCGAGATCCTGCCCGAGGCGGGGCTGTGGACCCTTCCGAATGGACGCCTGTCCGTCGCGCTGGGGCCGATGGATGAGACGGCCGCAAAGGCATGGCTTGCGGCCTTCCGGCGCGCCGACGCCGTGCCGAAGGACGCATTCATCGTGCCGCGCGACGAATTGGGCATCGAGACGATCGCCGGGAGCGCGCCCGAACTCGGCGCGCCTCCAGCCGAGGGCGCGATTGCCCCCGCCATGCCTTCCCTTGAAGACATCCAGCGCGCCCTGCGTTGGGCAGGCCATTACGATGGCGCAATCGATGGCAAGGACGGTCCGATGACACAGGCCGCGATTGCCGAGGAAATCGTTCGCATGCGCGCCTCGCCCGATACGGCGACCGCCATGCATGAACTGATCCGCCGCCGCGAGGCATGGCGAAACGAAATGGGGCTGAGTGAGTTGCGCGATGCCCATACCGGGCTCGCGCTTCCGGCGCCGCTCGATCGGATTCAATTCGACAGGGCCGAACGCGCGCTCTCCATCTACGGACCCCGCGACGGTTCGGGCGCTGCTCTGATTCTCTTCTCGCAGCCCGGGGGCCAGCAGGAAATGCTTGACCTAGCCGGCCTCGTCACTGCGCTTGGCTGGGTTCCTGCACCGACCCGCGACGTGCGCAAGGGAAGCGTCACTCTGGATGGGCGCAATCAGACCCATATCGGTCATGCCGAGGGCAAGGTCGTCGATGGCAGGGTGCAGGGATTTGTTCTGATCTGGCCGATTCAGGACCCCGAGGAACAGCGCCGAATGGCCTCCGAAATTTCGGACAGCCTCACGCGCTACGCCCCGGGCGAAGGCGAGATCGCGCCCGAAACGGCCGTGATCGCACCCGCAGCGGCCCCCTAG
- a CDS encoding glycine--tRNA ligase subunit alpha: MTSPKDNQTAKPVCFQDLILRLQSYWAAQGCAVLQPYDMEVGAGTFHPATTLRSLGARPWAAAYVQPSRRPTDGRYGENPNRLQHYYQYQVIIKPSPPNLQELYLGSLKAIGLDPMIHDVRFVEDDWESPTLGAWGLGWEVWCDGMEVSQFTYFQQVGGHDCRPVSGELTYGLERLAMYVLGVEHVMDMPFNDPASPIPLTYGDIFRQAEREYSRWNFEQADTASLLKHFEDAEAECARTLDAAEADSAGRAIPMAHPAYDQAIKASHLFNLLDARGVISVTERQAYIGRVRALAKRCADLFVTTSAATGAPLPAFPAGA; encoded by the coding sequence ATGACCAGCCCCAAGGACAATCAGACGGCGAAACCCGTCTGCTTTCAGGATCTGATCCTGCGACTGCAATCCTATTGGGCCGCACAGGGCTGCGCCGTGCTGCAGCCTTATGACATGGAAGTCGGCGCGGGCACCTTCCATCCGGCGACCACTTTGCGTTCGCTGGGCGCCCGTCCCTGGGCCGCGGCCTATGTCCAGCCCTCGCGCCGTCCGACCGATGGCCGCTATGGCGAGAACCCGAACCGGTTGCAGCATTACTACCAGTACCAGGTCATCATCAAACCCTCGCCGCCGAACCTGCAAGAACTTTATCTGGGCTCGCTGAAGGCGATCGGTCTGGACCCGATGATCCATGACGTGCGCTTCGTCGAGGATGACTGGGAAAGCCCGACACTGGGCGCCTGGGGCCTTGGCTGGGAGGTCTGGTGCGACGGCATGGAAGTCAGCCAGTTCACCTATTTCCAGCAGGTCGGCGGGCATGATTGCCGTCCGGTCTCGGGCGAGCTGACCTATGGCCTCGAGCGTCTCGCGATGTATGTGCTGGGTGTCGAGCATGTCATGGACATGCCCTTCAACGACCCGGCGAGCCCGATCCCGCTGACCTATGGCGATATCTTCCGTCAGGCCGAGCGCGAATATTCGCGCTGGAACTTCGAGCAGGCCGATACGGCGTCGCTCTTGAAGCATTTCGAGGATGCCGAGGCCGAATGCGCCCGCACGCTCGATGCTGCCGAAGCCGACAGCGCCGGCCGCGCCATCCCGATGGCCCATCCCGCCTATGACCAGGCGATCAAGGCGAGCCATTTGTTCAACCTGCTCGATGCGCGCGGCGTGATCTCGGTCACCGAGCGCCAGGCCTATATCGGCCGGGTCCGGGCGCTGGCGAAGCGCTGCGCCGACCTGTTCGTGACGACTTCGGCCGCGACCGGCGCACCGCTGCCTGCCTTCCCGGCGGGGGCGTGA
- a CDS encoding DUF6446 family protein, whose amino-acid sequence MNGRIPALLILGAALAAGVGVWYAQEYGFYERVDPAGIGLTVIADGQPVTLEVGELEAIDASSSPIRWRGCFRLDRPLPEGAEVFAQPTPLVGPNWFSCFDAGQLQADLASGAAKAYLSQPEIRPDVDRVIAVYPDGRAYGWHQFNDKTPERGVMD is encoded by the coding sequence TTGAACGGTCGCATTCCCGCGCTGCTGATCCTTGGCGCCGCACTCGCTGCGGGCGTCGGGGTCTGGTATGCGCAGGAATATGGCTTTTATGAACGGGTCGATCCGGCGGGCATAGGTCTGACCGTCATTGCCGATGGTCAGCCCGTCACACTGGAGGTGGGCGAGCTTGAGGCGATCGACGCCTCAAGCTCGCCCATCCGCTGGCGCGGATGCTTTCGCCTAGACCGGCCCTTGCCCGAGGGGGCCGAAGTTTTCGCGCAGCCGACGCCGCTGGTCGGGCCGAACTGGTTTTCCTGCTTTGACGCCGGGCAATTGCAGGCCGATCTGGCCTCGGGCGCGGCCAAGGCTTATCTCTCTCAGCCCGAGATCCGCCCCGATGTGGATCGCGTGATCGCCGTCTATCCAGATGGCCGCGCTTATGGCTGGCACCAATTCAACGACAAGACCCCCGAACGCGGAGTAATGGACTGA
- the glyS gene encoding glycine--tRNA ligase subunit beta, translating to MPDLLIELFSEEIPARMQARAREDLKKMVTDGLVAAGLTYASAGAFSTPRRLTLAVEGLTAHSPTTREERKGPRIDAPEAALEGFLRSTGLTREQLEARDDKKGQVWFATIEKAGRPAAEIVAEVLTATIRDFPWPKSMRWGSGSLRWVRPLHSIICILSDEAGANIVPLEIEGITSGNTTRGHRFMAPDEITVSSFDDYAAKLRRAKVMLDSAERAAAIRQEAANLAFARGWEIVPDDGLLTEVAGLVEWPVPLMGAIEERFLALPPEVLQTSMKEHQKFFSAKNPKTGRIEGFVTVANIETPDHGETILKGNQRVLAARLSDAAFFWDNDLREAKSGMADWAESLKSVTFQSKLGSQADRIDRIAALSREIAPLVGADADLAEQAAKVAKLDLRSAMVGEFPELQGTMGRYYALEAGLPAAVADAARDHYSPLGPSDEVPAAPVSVAVALADKLDTLTGFWAIDEKPTGSKDPFALRRAALGVIRLVLANGVRVNLDEFTQRASYQRLLLDYATIVSSFDEAAKDELYAAFIKGERLPKSRSKNAEQRFESLQDWTKDRIGPAALETEANKLFDGATINYDKVGGDLLAFFHDRLKVFLRDQGVRHDIIDAGLAMPGNDDLVLLVNRARALSDVLGTEDGTNLLQGLKRASNILSQAEEKDGVEYSFGADVKFAETEQERGLFAALDTAEPAIRAAVKAEDFPAAMTAIASLRGPIDAFFEAVQINTDNQIVRRNRLNLLSRIREAGRLIADFSRIEG from the coding sequence ATGCCCGACCTTCTGATCGAGCTTTTCTCGGAAGAAATCCCGGCGCGGATGCAGGCCCGCGCCCGCGAAGACCTGAAGAAAATGGTAACCGACGGGCTGGTGGCCGCTGGCCTGACCTATGCCTCGGCCGGCGCATTCTCGACGCCGCGCCGCCTGACCCTCGCCGTCGAGGGCCTGACCGCCCATAGCCCGACCACCCGCGAAGAACGCAAAGGGCCGCGCATCGACGCCCCCGAGGCCGCGCTGGAAGGGTTCCTGCGCTCGACCGGCCTGACGCGCGAGCAGCTCGAGGCGCGCGACGACAAGAAGGGCCAGGTCTGGTTCGCCACCATCGAGAAGGCCGGCCGCCCCGCCGCCGAGATCGTGGCCGAGGTGCTGACGGCCACCATCCGCGACTTCCCCTGGCCGAAATCCATGCGCTGGGGGTCGGGCAGCTTGCGCTGGGTGCGACCGCTGCATTCGATCATCTGCATCCTGAGTGACGAGGCCGGCGCCAATATCGTGCCGCTGGAGATCGAGGGCATCACCTCGGGCAACACGACCCGTGGTCACCGCTTCATGGCCCCGGACGAGATCACAGTTTCCAGCTTTGACGATTACGCCGCCAAGCTGCGCCGCGCCAAGGTCATGCTCGACAGCGCCGAGCGCGCGGCCGCGATCCGCCAGGAGGCCGCCAATCTCGCCTTCGCCCGCGGCTGGGAGATCGTCCCTGATGACGGGCTGCTGACCGAGGTCGCGGGCCTTGTCGAATGGCCGGTGCCGCTGATGGGCGCGATCGAGGAGCGCTTCCTCGCGCTGCCGCCCGAGGTGCTGCAGACCTCGATGAAGGAGCATCAGAAGTTCTTCTCGGCCAAGAACCCCAAGACCGGGCGGATCGAGGGCTTCGTCACCGTCGCCAATATCGAGACGCCGGACCATGGCGAAACGATCCTGAAGGGCAACCAGCGCGTGCTGGCCGCCCGCCTGTCGGACGCCGCCTTCTTCTGGGACAATGACCTGCGCGAGGCGAAATCGGGCATGGCGGACTGGGCCGAGAGCCTGAAATCCGTGACCTTCCAGAGCAAGCTCGGTTCGCAGGCCGACCGGATCGACCGCATCGCGGCGCTGTCGCGCGAGATCGCCCCGCTGGTCGGCGCCGATGCCGATCTGGCCGAGCAGGCCGCCAAGGTCGCGAAACTCGACCTGCGCTCGGCCATGGTCGGCGAGTTCCCCGAGCTGCAGGGCACGATGGGCCGCTACTACGCGCTCGAGGCGGGCCTGCCGGCTGCCGTCGCCGATGCGGCGCGCGACCACTATTCGCCGCTCGGACCGTCGGATGAGGTGCCTGCCGCGCCGGTTTCGGTCGCCGTCGCGCTGGCCGACAAGCTGGATACGCTGACCGGCTTCTGGGCGATCGACGAGAAGCCGACCGGCTCGAAGGACCCCTTCGCCCTGCGCCGTGCCGCGCTTGGCGTGATCCGGCTGGTGCTAGCGAACGGAGTGCGGGTAAATCTCGACGAATTTACACAGCGCGCCTCGTATCAGCGTCTGCTGCTCGACTACGCTACGATCGTTTCGAGTTTCGATGAGGCCGCAAAAGACGAACTTTATGCAGCGTTTATAAAAGGTGAGCGGTTGCCTAAATCGCGCAGCAAGAACGCCGAGCAGCGGTTCGAAAGTCTTCAGGACTGGACGAAGGATCGTATTGGCCCTGCCGCACTTGAAACGGAGGCGAACAAGCTGTTCGACGGTGCGACAATCAATTACGATAAGGTTGGTGGGGATCTCCTCGCTTTCTTCCACGACCGGCTGAAAGTCTTCCTCCGCGACCAAGGCGTGCGCCACGACATCATCGACGCGGGCCTCGCGATGCCGGGCAATGACGATCTCGTGCTGCTGGTGAACCGGGCCCGCGCGCTGTCGGACGTGCTGGGGACCGAGGACGGCACCAACCTGCTGCAGGGCCTCAAGCGCGCCTCGAACATCCTGAGCCAGGCCGAAGAGAAGGACGGCGTCGAATACAGCTTCGGCGCGGATGTCAAATTCGCCGAGACCGAGCAGGAGCGCGGGCTTTTCGCGGCGCTCGACACCGCGGAACCGGCGATCCGCGCCGCCGTCAAGGCCGAGGATTTCCCCGCCGCGATGACCGCCATCGCCAGCCTGCGCGGCCCGATCGACGCCTTCTTCGAAGCGGTGCAGATCAACACCGACAACCAGATCGTCCGCCGCAACCGGCTGAACCTGCTTTCGCGCATCCGCGAGGCGGGGCGGCTGATCGCCGATTTCAGCCGGATCGAGGGCTGA